One window of the Dehalococcoidales bacterium genome contains the following:
- a CDS encoding methylenetetrahydrofolate reductase C-terminal domain-containing protein has protein sequence MLYSEQKHFDEIIAYLEKDKNVFIMGCEGCAQSSGSGGPEQVAEMKQKLTEAGKNVTGTRNCDFLCSKALVKSELRGRVEQLKAADAVLVLTCGVGIQAVAASINKPVYPGCNTVNLGGSRGEWEGTERCFECGQCLLYHTGGICPLTACTKSLVSGACGGANKGKCEISKDRDCGWELIYNRLKERGLLSRLDDMMKPLDHKKIMPRPEMMSLARYGLENPGKVTDKPAPPPAPAPAATPKAGAAPAGAPKPAANPPKEVK, from the coding sequence ATGTTATATTCCGAACAAAAGCATTTTGATGAAATAATAGCCTACCTGGAAAAGGATAAGAATGTCTTTATCATGGGCTGTGAAGGCTGCGCCCAGTCGTCCGGCAGCGGCGGCCCCGAGCAGGTAGCCGAGATGAAGCAGAAGCTGACGGAAGCCGGCAAGAACGTTACCGGCACCAGGAACTGTGATTTTCTCTGCAGCAAGGCGCTGGTAAAGTCCGAGCTGCGGGGCAGGGTGGAACAGCTTAAAGCCGCGGACGCGGTGCTGGTGCTGACCTGCGGCGTCGGCATACAGGCGGTGGCGGCTTCTATCAACAAGCCGGTGTACCCCGGCTGCAATACCGTCAACCTGGGCGGCTCCCGCGGCGAGTGGGAAGGCACCGAGCGCTGTTTTGAATGCGGCCAGTGCCTCCTCTACCATACCGGCGGCATTTGCCCCCTCACCGCCTGCACCAAGAGCCTGGTCAGCGGCGCCTGTGGCGGGGCCAACAAAGGCAAGTGTGAAATCTCCAAAGACCGCGATTGCGGCTGGGAACTGATTTATAACCGACTCAAGGAGCGGGGTTTACTGTCACGTCTCGATGATATGATGAAACCCCTCGACCATAAGAAAATCATGCCCCGCCCGGAGATGATGTCCCTGGCGCGCTATGGATTGGAAAATCCCGGCAAGGTAACCGATAAGCCTGCGCCTCCTCCCGCCCCTGCGCCCGCCGCCACTCCTAAAGCCGGGGCGGCACCCGCCGGAGCTCCCAAGCCGGCAGCCAATCCTCCCAAGGAGGTGAAATAA
- a CDS encoding methylenetetrahydrofolate reductase has translation MSLQSKLESGQFAISCEFGPLKGTDTHEIKENIEVLKGKVDAANVTDQQSSVMRLSGLVTAALCVQGGLEPIFQVTCRDRNRIALQSDLLGAWVMGIKNVLALTGDLPALGDHPQAKGVFDLDSVTLLQAITSLNEGFDLSMNELKGKPDFFPGAVVKVESNTEASEELQIAKMRKKIAAGARFFQTQAVYDPVSFGKFMKRVEKFKTPVMVGIIPLKNAGFARFMNANVAGIRVPDDLIQQMAAAAKEDREKVGLQMAADLIKKMKPMCQGVHIMAIGWEKKVPEIMAMAGL, from the coding sequence ATGAGCCTTCAATCTAAACTGGAATCAGGTCAGTTCGCCATATCCTGCGAGTTCGGCCCGCTCAAGGGCACCGATACTCATGAAATAAAAGAGAACATCGAGGTCTTGAAAGGCAAGGTGGACGCCGCCAACGTTACCGACCAGCAGAGCTCGGTGATGCGCCTTTCCGGCCTGGTCACCGCCGCGCTGTGCGTGCAGGGCGGCCTGGAGCCTATCTTCCAGGTGACCTGCCGCGACCGCAACCGCATCGCCCTGCAGTCCGACCTGCTCGGGGCGTGGGTGATGGGCATCAAGAACGTCCTGGCGCTTACCGGCGACCTCCCCGCTCTGGGCGACCACCCGCAGGCCAAGGGCGTCTTCGATCTGGATTCCGTGACGCTACTCCAGGCTATCACCAGCCTCAATGAGGGGTTCGACCTTTCCATGAACGAGCTTAAGGGCAAGCCGGATTTCTTCCCCGGCGCTGTAGTGAAAGTGGAGTCCAACACCGAGGCCTCGGAAGAGCTGCAAATAGCCAAGATGCGGAAGAAAATAGCCGCCGGCGCCAGGTTCTTCCAGACCCAGGCCGTGTACGACCCCGTATCGTTCGGGAAGTTCATGAAGCGGGTGGAAAAATTCAAGACGCCGGTGATGGTGGGCATTATCCCGCTGAAAAACGCCGGTTTCGCCAGGTTTATGAACGCCAACGTGGCCGGCATCCGCGTCCCGGACGACCTTATCCAGCAGATGGCCGCCGCGGCTAAAGAAGACCGGGAAAAGGTTGGTCTCCAGATGGCCGCCGACCTTATCAAGAAGATGAAGCCGATGTGCCAGGGCGTGCACATCATGGCGATAGGCTGGGAAAAGAAAGTGCCGGAAATCATGGCCATGGCCGGGCTCTAG